A single genomic interval of Primulina huaijiensis isolate GDHJ02 chromosome 7, ASM1229523v2, whole genome shotgun sequence harbors:
- the LOC140980665 gene encoding auxin-induced protein 22D-like: MAANDLNLQATELRLGLPGSQESEQKPPPSCAKTNKRSSSEIEKVSYQQQECRAPSPKAQVVGWPPVGSYRKNVLSKKLESDASGIFVKVSMDGAPYLRKIDLNAYKNYLDLLKALESMFKCTIGVYSEREGYNGSEFSPTYEDKDGDWMLVGDVPWEMFVISCKRLRIMKGSEDKGLGGH, from the exons atggcaGCCAACGATCTAAATCTGCAAGCAACCGAGCTCCGCCTCGGATTGCCGGGATCCCAAGAATCCGAGCAAAAGCCGCCACCATCTTGCGCGAAAACCAACAAGAGATCTTCATCGGAAATAGAGAAAGTTTCGTATCAGCAGCAAGAATGCAGAGCTCCATCTCCCAA GGCCCAAGTGGTCGGGTGGCCGCCGGTGGGATCTTACCGGAAGAATGTTCTCTCCAAGAAACTGGAGTCGGATGCATCTGGGATTTTCGTGAAGGTGAGCATGGATGGGGCTCCATATCTAAGGAAGATCGATCTCAATGCTTACAAGAACTACCTTGATCTGCTCAAGGCATTGGAGAGCATGTTCAAGTGCACCATAG GGGTATATTCGGAGAGGGAAGGGTACAATGGATCTGAATTTTCCCCAACATATGAAGACAAGGATGGGGACTGGATGTTGGTGGGAGATGTTCCATGGGAAATGTTCGTCATTTCTTGCAAAAGGCTAAGGATTATGAAGGGATCTGAGGATAAAGGATTGGGAGGCCACTAG